Genomic DNA from Niabella ginsenosidivorans:
AGGGCACCGAAGCAGCTGCCGTCACTACCGGCGGAATTGAAGTGACTTCGCTCCCTGCTAATCCGCAATTTATCTGTAACCGTCCTTTCGGGATCATTATCAGTGAAACAACCTCTAACAGTATCTTATTCATGGGCCGTATTGCACAGCCTGTAAGCCAGTAAATAAAGAACAAGCCCTCAGCTACGCCTCGTACCATCCATTTCCGGACTGCGGGGCGTTTTGCATTCTGAGAAAAAATTGCCACGAATGCATGGATAATACCGTTTGAACTTTAAAAAGACAATAGCGCCCTGCCCTGGTGAAGGACAACGCTTACATGGATCTTTGACAAAGGGTGAGGGTTCAATCAAAACATGCTTCGTTATTTTTGTCTGGAGCGCACCAATAGCAGCGCTTATTGAACCCAACCAGGCAAAAAGTTGCAGAACGGCATATGACCCGCTGTCCCTAATCTCCGGAACACAGCCTCTGCCCTTGGCGAAAGCACAGATAGAGCGCATTCATGCGTAAAGGATCTCCGTTTTTATAACTTCCCTTTTCAGGCAACAGGCGTTAATATTACTGAAGGTGCTCTTTTAAGACACTCAGCAACTTTTCAAACTCCTCATTGTCATAGCCAATAGATTGGTAGATGATCTTCCCGTCTTTATCGATGACCACATTCCTTGGAATGAACTGGTCCGCAAACTGAGAAAATATTTTCCGTTCAGGATCTGCAAGAACGGGAAATGTAAATGCTGTTCGCTTCACAAAGCTATCCAGCTTTTCCTTTGTTTCCTCCCGGCCAAAAACAAACAGGGCAAAGTCCGGGTTATTTTTATATACTTCCCATATCTCCTTTTGAACCCTGGGCAGCTCCGCCCGGCAGGGACCGCACCAGGTAGCAAAAAAATTGATCAGTACCACCTTCCCCTCATAAGCATGAATCGAAACCGAATCTGCCTGGCCTTTTGGTAAAAACCTAAAACCGGGCACCGGTGCACCGGCTGCTGCCTTCCATTGCACCTGTTTTTGGGCGGTTGTAAATAAACAGCCAATAATGGCAATGATGCCTAATGTCATTTTCTTCATTATTCAGTAAGTTAAAGCTCCAAATTAAGCACTCTATGTGGGTCGGACAAATAGTTCCGGAAAAACAAACGCTTTAGCCGGTCTTTTATTATAAACTATTTCTCTAAAAAACTGTGATATTACACCGGTTACACTGCTATGCAATATACGCAAAGTATGCAGATGACAAGCAATACTCTAATGCCTGATCTTCTATAGCTTCTTCTGTATTTGCCAGTAATGCCCAAACGGGTCTTTAATTGTTCCCTGCCTGTAGCCGTATTCGTAATCCTGTGCAGGGGTTATTTCAGTTGCACCTGCTCTAATTGCCCTGGTCATTACTTCATCCACATCAGCAACAAACAAGCCGATACAAACAGTAGTAGCATTATGTTCTTCAGGCGGAAAAAAATAGCGCTTCGCTGTTTTTTCGTGTAAATGAAATATAGATCCGCCAATGGAAAGTTCAACAACATGGATACTTCCGTCATCGTTGGAAAAGCGCATTTGTTCAGTTGCCCCGAATGCTTTCTCATAAAAAGAAATGTTTTTAACTCCATTGTTGATGAAAAGTTCCGGGGCAAAAAAAGTTTTATTATCTTTTATTATCATGCTTTATTTTTTAAAAAAGCAGAAATCTTAGTTCCGGCTATTATAAATATACAAAAAGATCAAATCCGTTTCAGCAGGCCAGGTATCATAATCCAGCGGGGCTAACCAGTATTAGCCAGTCCCCTGTTTTTAATTCCTGAAACCTAAATTGTATATTCGCAGTCCCAAATTTTATTAATAGTTAAGAAGAATGATAATATCCTATAAATGGCTGAGTGAATACCTGCCTGCCGGACAGGCCGGGCTGTCTGTACCTGTTGGTGTGGAAAGATTAAGCCAGATACTGACTTCCATAGGGCTGGAAGTAGAAGCCATCCATGAATATGAAGAGCTGAAAGGCGGACTAAAAGGGCTGGTTATTGGAGAGGTGCTGGAAACCAGGCCCCATCCAAACGCCGACAAGTTAAAACTGACCAGGGTCAATATTGGTAACGGTACGCCGTTAAATATTGTATGCGGGGCTCCCAACGTAGCAGCAGGACAAAAAGTAATCGTAGCACCGGTGGGCGCCACTATTTACCCAATAAACGGAGATCCGGTAACCATGAAACTGGCAAAAATCCGGGGTGAAGAAAGCCAGGGAATGATCTGTGCCGAGGATGAAATAGGTCTGGGCACTTCCCACGAAGGCATCCTTGTATTGCCTCCGGATGTAAAACCGGGCACACCAGCAGCAGAATACTTCCAGAGCTATTCCGATACCATTATTGAAATAGGCCTCACCCCCAACCGCATGGATGCTATGAGCCATTGGGGCGTAGCCCGGGATGTTTGTGCCTATCTCAGCCACCACGATAAAAAAAACCTGAAACCCCGGTTACCTGAAACCAATCACTTTAAAGCGCCCAAAACAAAAGCGCCGCTGACAGTTATTGTTGAAAATAAAAAGGCCGCGCCAAGATACAGCGGTATCTGCATTGATGGAGTTACCATCGCCGAATCACCCAAATGGCTGCAGCAGCGATTAAAGTCTATTGGTCTGAAACCCATAAACAATATAGTAGACATCACCAATTTTATTCAATATGAAACCGGACAACCCCTGCATGCCTTTGATGCTGATAAAATCAGGGGGCAGAAAGTCATTGTAAAGAACCTGCCGGAAGCAACTCCTTTTATAACGCTGGATGGAAAGGAGCGGAAACTAAGCGCCGATGACCTGATGATCTGCGATGCAGAAGGAGGCATCTGCATTGCAGGTGTTTTTGGCGGACTGGAAAGCGGGGTAACCAATAATACCAGGCGCATTTTCCTGGAAAGCGCCTATTTTGATCCTGTAAGCATCCGTAAGACCTCTTTTCGCCATGGTTTAAGAACAGACGCTGCAACGCGTTTTGAAAAAGGAACAGATATTTCTGCAACCGTCAGGGTATTAAAAAGGGCGGCTGCCCTGATCACTGAAACCTGCGGGGGTGAACTTTCATCGGATATCTATGATATTTATCCCGAGCCACAACCCAAAAAGGAGATTGCCCTGAAATATCATTATCTGAAAAAACTAAGCGGCAAGAACTACCACCCTGATGCGGTTAAGGAGATTCTTAAATCATTAGGCTTTGAGGTAGAAAAAGACAATATCGACTCCCTGCTGATCAGTGTTCCTTATCACAAACCGGATGTAACACTTCAGGCAGACGTGGTGGAAGAGATATTAAGAATTGACGGCCTGGATAATGTGGAGATTCCTACATCAATAAAAATAACACCATCGGCAGATGAAAATATTGGTTCAGAGTTAATTAAAGAAAAAATACAAACTTTTTTGATTGGTTCCGGTCATAATGAGATCTTAACCAACTCTATTACTAACAAGGCCTATTATGCGCAAGAGGAACTGTATACCGTAGTAAAGATGAAAAACAGCCTGAGCGCGGAACTGAATATCATGCGCCCCAATATGCTGGAAACCGGTCTTGAGGTTATACAACATAATATCAATAGAAGGAGTGAAAATTTAAGATTATTTGAATTTGGCAAAACATACAGTATCAACTTAAAAGGAAAATTTGAAGAGCCGGAGCATCTATGCATTTACCTCTCCGGCCAGGAGCAGGCAGCCGGCTGGAAACAGCCCGTTGTAAAATATGATTTTTATGCTCTGAAAGGGATCGCTGAAAACCTGCTGACACTTGCCAGTGTCAGCGGCTGGCATTATGATGAGCTGAAGGAACCGAATTTCCAGTATGGTCTCGAGGTAAAATCCGGGCCTGCCCTTCTTGGTAAAATAGGTGCCGTGCACAAAAAACTGTTAGACCGTTTTGATATTAAACAGCCTGTGTTCTTTGCAGATCTCAGCTGGAACACTATTTTGAAAGCAGCACTGAAGCACAAGACCCAGTACAGCCCGGTTCCCCGCTTTCCGGCAGTACAGCGAGACATTGCCATGATTGCTCCGCTGGAGCTTCCTTACAGTTCCGTGGAAGCTGTTATACAAAAACTAAATTTAAAAAAATTGCAATCGGTGCAACTTTTCGACGTTTTTGTAAATGACAAGCTGGGAGCAGGTAAAAAATCACTGGCTGTAAACTTTACCTTCCTTGATGCCGAAAAAACATTAACGGACCGTGAAATTGACAGCTGGATGAAAAAGATTATGCAAAGTTTGGAAAGAGATTTGCAGGTAGAAATCAGAAAATGATCCGTTACTTTAAAAGTATGCAATAAAAATTTGCCAATGAGTCGGTTAATAGAAGACAAGATCAAACAGATACAGGAAAAACTGGTGCAGCTTTGTCGCAAGAATGCTGCTATTGAAAAAGAGAACAGTGCTTTAAAACAGGCCCTGGAGGAATCGAAGGCTTCGGCAGCAGCGGCTGCCTCAAATATGGAAGCCATGCAGCAACAACTGGACATAGCCAGATATGGCAATACGCAAATGAGCCCTGAAGAGCGTAAGGCCTTTGAAAAACGGATCAACAGCTACCTGAGAGAAATTGATAAATGTATTGCTCTATTAAGTGTTTAACCGAAAAATTAAGACTATGCCGCAACAGGATAATCTGATCCCTGCCAATATTATGATCGCTGACAGGCATTTCCGTATAAAAGTGGAACCGGCAGATGAAGAAACCGTTCGCCATTCTATCAGGATCATTAATGACAAGGTCATGGAGTTCAAAAAAACATTCCCCGGCAAGGATATGCAGGACTATGTTTCCATGGTATTGATCTGGTTTGCCACAGAATTCAAGGCAGAAGCCGCTTCCTCAATTGATTCAGACAGTATCATAGAAAAGCTCAGCCAGTTGGAAGCGATCATTGACAGTGAGCTGGAACATTAAGCTTCTGGTTCTTCCGGCAGGGTGCTGTACGGCCATATTCCCGTTATGGAATAACAGAGCAGCAGGAGCACGCTATTTTAAAAGCTCACCAAAAGTATGGTCAGCCTGAATTCTGACTAAATGCAGGCTCGTTACCCACGCTGGCCTGCCGGAACACCGGGTCTTAAAGATCCTGCAAATGAGGGTACGCCTTTCTTCCCTTGAAATTACATTTTAACCTGCAGCCCTTTCACCCGCGATCCCAGCGATAAAAATGCCAGCCCCCGGATCTGCCCCCATTACAATACATAAAAAAGTGCTAAATTGGGAAGGCAATCTATCGCTGCACTGCAAACCGCAGGAAGCATAGAACATTTCATCATTTAACGATTCCTCTTATGCCTTCAAGAAGAAAATTTATCAAGCAATGCACGTTAGCCACTACAGGAACCTACCTCACCGCTGTGGGTTTTACCGCCAGGAGCTATGCCAATATCCTTGGCGCCAATGACCGGGTGCGCATAGGGGTTGTAGGGTTTTCCGACCGTCACCGAAGTTCCCATATGCCCAGTTTTATGAATCACTGCAAAGAATTGAATTTCCAGGTAGTGGCTGTTTCTGATATCTGGAAATTACGTCGGGAGCAGGGAGTTTCAATGTGGAAAGAAAAAATGCAAAATGATGTCAGAAGTTTTCGAAATAACGAAGAAATGTATAACAGTAAAATGGTGGACGCGGTTTTTATCAGCACAGCCGATTTTCAGCATGCACTGCATACCATTGAAGCCGTTAAAGCCGGCTGCGATGCGTATGTAGAGAAGCCCTTTGCAGAAACCATGGAAGATAACAGGGCGGCTTATAAAGCGGTAAACGAATCCGGGAAAATTGTACAGATAGGGTCGCAGCGCCGTAGTGGCGCCAATTATCAGGCCGCCAATGATTTTATCAAATCAGGAAAGTTCGGGCCCATTACGATGGTGGAGCTCACGTGGAATGTGAATCAACCCGGCCGCTGGCGCCGGCCTGAACTGCTGCAGGTATTAAAAGAAGAAGATACCGACTGGAAGCGTTTTTTAATGAACCGGCCCTTTGAAAAATTCGATCCCCGCATCTATCTGGAATATCGTCTGTTCTGGCCATACTCTTCCGGACTACCAGGTCAATGGATGAGTCATCAGATAGATACCGTGCACTGGTTCACCGGCCTCAAACATCCCCGGAGCGTAGTAGCCAATGGCGGCATTTATCAATGGAAGGATGGCCGACGCAATTGGGATACTATAATGGCAGCATTCGACTATGGACCTGCAGATGATCTGTCCAGCGGCTTTCAGGTAACATTTGGCTCCCGCATGCACAATGGCGATGAGCATCCGTCAGAAATATACTATTCCAACGGTGGCGAACTCAATTTAATCACCAATAAAATATCTCCAAAGGGAGGGCTAACAGAAAAAATGGCCGCAGCCATGCATATGAAGGCCAACCTGCTGCCCAATATTGAGCTGCCCAATAATGAACAGGTGGTCGCATCAGCCAATACAGGCGGCGATATCTTAACCTCCAACCACATACGCAACTGGATGGAATGTGTACGCAGCCGCAAACAGCCTCATGCTCCTGTTGAAGCAGGCTATATGCATTCCATTGCAAATATTATGACAACCGCGGCATCCAGAACCGGGATGAAGGCGACTTTTGATGAAAAAACACAGGAAG
This window encodes:
- a CDS encoding TlpA family protein disulfide reductase, with product MKKMTLGIIAIIGCLFTTAQKQVQWKAAAGAPVPGFRFLPKGQADSVSIHAYEGKVVLINFFATWCGPCRAELPRVQKEIWEVYKNNPDFALFVFGREETKEKLDSFVKRTAFTFPVLADPERKIFSQFADQFIPRNVVIDKDGKIIYQSIGYDNEEFEKLLSVLKEHLQ
- a CDS encoding VOC family protein — its product is MIIKDNKTFFAPELFINNGVKNISFYEKAFGATEQMRFSNDDGSIHVVELSIGGSIFHLHEKTAKRYFFPPEEHNATTVCIGLFVADVDEVMTRAIRAGATEITPAQDYEYGYRQGTIKDPFGHYWQIQKKL
- the pheT gene encoding phenylalanine--tRNA ligase subunit beta; amino-acid sequence: MIISYKWLSEYLPAGQAGLSVPVGVERLSQILTSIGLEVEAIHEYEELKGGLKGLVIGEVLETRPHPNADKLKLTRVNIGNGTPLNIVCGAPNVAAGQKVIVAPVGATIYPINGDPVTMKLAKIRGEESQGMICAEDEIGLGTSHEGILVLPPDVKPGTPAAEYFQSYSDTIIEIGLTPNRMDAMSHWGVARDVCAYLSHHDKKNLKPRLPETNHFKAPKTKAPLTVIVENKKAAPRYSGICIDGVTIAESPKWLQQRLKSIGLKPINNIVDITNFIQYETGQPLHAFDADKIRGQKVIVKNLPEATPFITLDGKERKLSADDLMICDAEGGICIAGVFGGLESGVTNNTRRIFLESAYFDPVSIRKTSFRHGLRTDAATRFEKGTDISATVRVLKRAAALITETCGGELSSDIYDIYPEPQPKKEIALKYHYLKKLSGKNYHPDAVKEILKSLGFEVEKDNIDSLLISVPYHKPDVTLQADVVEEILRIDGLDNVEIPTSIKITPSADENIGSELIKEKIQTFLIGSGHNEILTNSITNKAYYAQEELYTVVKMKNSLSAELNIMRPNMLETGLEVIQHNINRRSENLRLFEFGKTYSINLKGKFEEPEHLCIYLSGQEQAAGWKQPVVKYDFYALKGIAENLLTLASVSGWHYDELKEPNFQYGLEVKSGPALLGKIGAVHKKLLDRFDIKQPVFFADLSWNTILKAALKHKTQYSPVPRFPAVQRDIAMIAPLELPYSSVEAVIQKLNLKKLQSVQLFDVFVNDKLGAGKKSLAVNFTFLDAEKTLTDREIDSWMKKIMQSLERDLQVEIRK
- a CDS encoding cell division protein ZapA, whose translation is MPQQDNLIPANIMIADRHFRIKVEPADEETVRHSIRIINDKVMEFKKTFPGKDMQDYVSMVLIWFATEFKAEAASSIDSDSIIEKLSQLEAIIDSELEH
- a CDS encoding Gfo/Idh/MocA family protein; translation: MPSRRKFIKQCTLATTGTYLTAVGFTARSYANILGANDRVRIGVVGFSDRHRSSHMPSFMNHCKELNFQVVAVSDIWKLRREQGVSMWKEKMQNDVRSFRNNEEMYNSKMVDAVFISTADFQHALHTIEAVKAGCDAYVEKPFAETMEDNRAAYKAVNESGKIVQIGSQRRSGANYQAANDFIKSGKFGPITMVELTWNVNQPGRWRRPELLQVLKEEDTDWKRFLMNRPFEKFDPRIYLEYRLFWPYSSGLPGQWMSHQIDTVHWFTGLKHPRSVVANGGIYQWKDGRRNWDTIMAAFDYGPADDLSSGFQVTFGSRMHNGDEHPSEIYYSNGGELNLITNKISPKGGLTEKMAAAMHMKANLLPNIELPNNEQVVASANTGGDILTSNHIRNWMECVRSRKQPHAPVEAGYMHSIANIMTTAASRTGMKATFDEKTQEVMVGGKIFQY